The region ttAAATAGAAGGCTGTGTAATCTGTGACCTCTGGTCagttatgattaaaaaaaacacacacacaaatacacacatacttgcCATTATAAGCTAAAGTCAGTTACTTTTTCTAAATAATTTTGAAACTTGTTATacatgatttttctttaaaagatcCTTTCTTCATTTGATGTATCCACATCTTTTTGGCTGTACTGATAATTATACCAGGAACGAATTTTTACCATAAACATTGTCGTCATTATAAGAAGCTTATTAAGACAACAAGGTTTAAAAAGATTTGCTTAACAAGCAATTAAAAAGGTTGCTAAACTGAGCTGAGTTTGGTTTATGTCCACGGTGTTCCTGCTAATAATGCAAAGCtgttatttcattcttttttttcttaatttatttaatctcaGGTGTTAGCATTTTGGGCCCATAATCAGTGCCTTTGACTTTCATCACACGCAGATCTGAAAGTGTTAGCCGTATGTCGCACCATAACGCAGATTGTAACAAAAGGGTGCCAGTGATGGAAAATTACCCCGGTAGATTTCTTAAACTGTACACTTCTCCGTCACCTTGTCATTTCAATTTCGCGTCAAAGAATCCTCATTCACTTAGAGTAGCTGTGCGGACGCTGTTATTTAAAGAAAGCTCATATCGTGGGGCCAAAAATTTGATGATTGAGGTTTGATGCAAGAGAGCAAAGTGAGAGTTACACCTCCCGACTAACCCATGGGTTTCAAAATGAGACATGAAATTTTTTAGGGGTCAGTTTCTTGACCCTTGatgtttgtacatttattaattaaacCACTTGGCCCTTGTTTGCCCTTTGATTTTAGAGATGACAGGACTTAACGTACATAATGTGTTCTGTTTTATGCTtgaatttaatatatttatcgTTCTGTACTGGCGGCTttgtttcaggaaaaaaaaaaaacttattgtGGCCCTTAGGGCTAAGAAACTGTGCATTGTACAAGGTAGTAAGTGCccacaaaacagacaaattgAAACCCagtttgagaaaacaaacatatttaatttattattaaatgacaTAAATAAAACTCACAGTGagttcaaatacaaatacatagtttatgtacatgtgtttgtgcaggGGGATTTTTTTGGTCCGACAAAACCCTGCCAGGATACAGAAGGCACTTGTGACTCAGTCCAATCTTAGAACATTTGTATTGCAACCAGAAAAAGGCACATTTATATGGAAAACACTGGACGTTAATTTattctatatacacacatatacacattggTGTTAGCggaaccatttttttttttaaacttatatGTTTAAggtttctaaaaacaaaaattgtgcCAGGGATTGTTTGATTTGGGGTGGTTGTGTGGAGCCATAAGAgtaaaaaaagtgtaataaacATTTTGTAGTGAGTAATAAGCATGTTGGGAATTACTAAGAGCAAAGAAAGAGTTTTGACGATGCAGCTATTCTAAAGGTCTATTATTCTATTGTGATATTGTCCAACATGGAAGGAGATGATTGTCTTTCAAGTTCTGTCTCTGCACATCAACATCAGTCAAGTATGACTCCAGCCtaattttgcagctttttttaaattagaggCTCTGAGATGAATAAACTATGCTTTTTCACAAACAGGAGCCAAAATGGGTCCTCTCAGGTCTTGAGACATTTCCACGTTTTCCCCAGGACCTCTATTTATGTCTTTAGTCCTGTTCCTAAAGCCTCCAGCCTTCAGGGATGACAGCCGAGCGGCAGAGTTGAATTCTCGGCTGCTCAGTAACTCTGAGCTACAGGCGCCCAGGATGCAGTCAGCCTGGCGATGGAGCTCTCGAATTGGGCCTCCCCGACCCCGACCTCGCTCAAGCTGGGGTCATACATGGAGGAGGGCGAGGAGACGGGCAACGAGGAGGTCAGGCCCGTGTAGGAGGAGCCTCTCAGGAACTGGGAGGTCAAACCTCCGGGTATGGATCCCGAGGCCGAGCCTGAAGGGGTGAGGGTGGTGCCGGCTACTGACCATAGGCTGGGGTACTGACTGTGAATGAGAGGGACAAGTGGGTTGGTGAATATCATTATTTTGGTGGCATCATTGGGTCATCCCAGCACAACTTGCAACCCAGTAATTTTCCCACTTTGTCCAAGAAAAGACATCCCAAAGACAGGAGGTATGATCAAGTACTGACATCAAACCAGGACGCCACCATCATTGATACTGAACAGCTTTAACTCATAAACACCAACTGCCTATTATTCAGAACTGAAACCACAAAATAGTATCATGTTTTTCAAGCTGCTGAAGATCCAGCTTGAACGAAAGCACGCAGCAAGACTTTGCGCGGCCGTTCCACACCTTTCTAAGTGAAAGTGTGTGCCCCTGTTGAACCCAGATATGGTTAAGAGGCTCACCTGGAATTAGATGTGGAGTTGGTGGTGTGGGACAGAGTGCCCATGCCCGTGGAGTTGGGGATCTGAAGAGCAGACCAGCTGTCATGAGTCGGCAGAGTGCCCGAAGTGTTGTCCATGTAGTTGTCTGAAAATGAGGTACAGGccacattacttttttttcaattctcctttttatttgtcATCTTAACACAAACCCTttcacaaatatacatatagacacacacacacacacaatttgaacGGGGTCTTACTTGTGCTGGAGCTGCGGTGGGGGTAGTGGCTGGGGTACGGGGCGGACCTGTGGCTCCTCAGGCTGGAGTAGCGCTCGCAGTAGGAGCCCGAGGAGTGGCCCGCGGTGCCACTGAACTGAGGAGGGCTGCTGCTGGGGCAGATAGGACTCTGGCCCGGGAGGAACCAACCTCCAACTGTGGAATTAAATGGACACAATGAGGTCATGCGGCGCACATCGCGAGTCCCAGAGTTCCACGCGCCCTTCATCGGTAGCTACGGCGCTTCAAATTTGAACCTGGACACCGTCCTCTACATTTTGGAACGTGCAGAGATgtagaaataaaagaaactcACGTTGAGAGTAGCCAGACTGTTGACTGTCTGCACTGTGATCAGGGACTTCTTTATGGTCGCTcctgcacacaaaaacaacaacattagaTGCTATACTATTAGTGCGAACTAACTTATTACTGACTGAAAGATTTGAGCCTTAATTCGAGGTCGAGGCCTGTACCTTTCCTTAGCATCCAGGAAGGCTTTGGCGAAGGGATTGTGTTTTATCTTCAGCGCCGTGATCTGCGGGCAGAATGTGACAGCCGTTAGCATTTCGACCAATATTTAGGACGACTCAGTGGCAATAAGATCTGACGTGAAGGATATACAGGACTGACCTCTTCGTTCTGGTAAGCAGTGACAGCGATGAACTGTGTTTCGGGGAAAGACTGGCTGCTGATCATCTTCTGGATCCCTCCGACCTTCACAATGTGTATCCTCGGTTCATATTTGTGCAGAGAATTCAGCATGATCTATGGGTTGGGGTGGGGTGTGGGGGGTTGCAAGTTAACATTAGTTTTAATCAGTAAATTCAGTGTAGTGTTCTCTCTCTGATCAAGCGAAAATGTGGCAGTGAAATGACCTAAATCCAGAGGCTTCAGGTGAAAACCAgacttctctcctctttctcctgatACAAATGATCCACGTTATTTAGTCACGTTTCAAAACCCTGGAGAAATCCTACAACTCCTATAATAAGTCAAATGACTTCGGTGTAAGTGTcatatattttatcattaacaaataaataacttgcCAAACTGAATCTCAGCCAGTTCTTAAAGCTCCTTTAGGCCTAATGCAGCACGACAGAAAAATAGATAGGGGGCCACAAAAGCCTCCGTCATCACCACGACTGATGGATTTTCTTGGAATAAGTTCGGAAACCGAACAGCCTCCTCACCTGTCCGCCGCCGTTGAGTTTATTGGAGAGTTTGACTTTGCTGAAGGAAACGGGCGCTTTCATCCAGTGCGCTCCGAAGTTCGGGGAGTCCGGGTGGATGTAGACGCAGCTGGGGCTCTGGGGTTCCGGCTTGCCACCGGGGACCCACTCCCCGTTCACGTACTTCCACCGGTTGTTGTCCGCGGCTACGAAATCCAGCAGCACCGAGTACATGGCGTTGGGGTCCAGGCCGGTGACGCTGGCCCTCAGCACCGGGAACATCCTCCTGGAAAGAAGAGGTCGGAAGTTTGGTACGAGGTTTGTTGGAGGCGTCTGTGCGTACATTTCTGCCGAGACTGTTTTTTAAacgttttgttttattgaagcTAAATCCCAGACAGAAACGCCTCGAGGCCTCCAGGGCCCCAGGCGCAGCTCTTTTGACAGCGCACTTCCATGTGTGTGGGCCTGTCtgatttcacattaaaaaaaaaaactgttttacatcCTAGAATGTTAAGCATGTTTTTACAAACTAACTTATACTACTcccatctttaaaaacaaaaacaaaaatcagccCGTGCGTAAAATGTGCCCACCCTGTGCGCAGAACACACCGCAGCGGGTTTGCTTTATTGAACCTACCTCCCAGTTTTTGTGACAATCATCTCGTTGGTCAACTCTTTGAACTTGTTCCATAAGTCTGCATCCTCCAGCGTCAGTTTAATATCCCTCTCGGAAGCGTCGCCTTTCTCGCTGCCCTTCTGGAACTCGCTCTCCACGGCGCTGAGGAGATGCTCCAGGCGCTGGTCGGGGTTGGAGGAAGTCATATTTCCAAGGCGAGCAGTTAGACCTAAATCCAAGACGTCTGGCGCGGCTTCTGGCGGACTCAAGGACGGCCGCTGACGGAGAGATCAGGCCCGAGTGATTCTGGTTTCTAAGCCCCGAGGCCTCATCATTTAAGGGCCCCCAGGGACCTCATGGGGATGTGGGGCGTGGTTTGTGCGCAGACACCTCGCCTCCCCGACGGGGTTCGACGTCTCCAAACGCCACCCACACGACCGGACCTCTGTCCAcagtttcacagattttttcagcattttaaaatcaacttcTGCCGTTTACGTTGAAATGTGTGTCCCTCAACCAAAGCCTACTCATAAAATCCACTTTTTCACTCCTGTTCAAAGAAGGACTTTGCTGCTGAGAGAGCTTCTAGTGTGAACTTCAGATTGTAGGATTAATACCTAAAAATCTGTTACAGTCTGTAGCATTTGATGTCCTACACATTCAAAGCTGTGCGATCAAACAAAAGAAGGGAAGCGAGGGAAGAGAGCCGTGCCTTTGAACTCAGTTGTATATTTGCAAATAGTGCTAATCTTTTGTTGTCTCTAATCCACATGGGAGAGGGCTTGTGTTTACTGAGTATGGGCCATTAGGGCAGACTCTGTGTTCCTGTTGTGCCAAAGTGTGGACAGCCCACAAGTGATGCTGGGATTTGCATAATGGGGCTGCATGTCTCCCTCTGAGGCCGTAATATTAAACATTCCAGCCTGTCGGAGGCCGAGCGCTCGGCGGAGGCTACTTctaccatttaaataaaacacctgACTAAGCTCTAAGTCTCTGCCTGATATCATTCAGAAGAAAATACAGTTAGTGCGATATGCCATAAAGGAGAGCTCGCTGAGCTTCATCTGTGCACAGTGGGAAAATAGGCGCTGAATCCCAGGCTGAGCCGGACTCTTCTTTAGCCCTTAAATCCATTTCTGCTTTTGCGTTGTCTCTAGCAGTGTAAAGTGGTCAGAAATTCAACCTCTTTTGAGTTACTGTACTTgagtgttttgcatttttctgccACTGTATACCTTTACTGCACTACGTTTCAGAGGGGAACACTGTGCTTCTTACGCCGCAGCGTTTATCTGACGCCTATAGTTGTGGATTGCTTTCAGGTTAAGATTTCGTAAAGAAAACCGAGGATAATTGTAGGACATGTGATGCATTGTTGCAGATTAAAGTTGCCAACAGTCTGCAAAGTAGTTAAACGTGAGCAACAACAATTTAAATGCTGCTTATGCATTAATGCATCCAAAATACCGATCCAAGACTGCAGTGATATAATTGAGCATAATCTTTTATGCTCATACCTCTGTACTTCTTGCTGTCCTGTGGGAGCCATGCCTCGCCAAAATATCCGCTTTTTACGAGCTAAGAAAAACAGCCTTCCTCTGCTTTTATtgtgagaagaggaggaaataatCTCTGGCCACAAAGAAACACTTGATGTTTCAGTTTAtcttcaaaaattcaaaatcgCCAAACCTGGAGATGCATGGTTTCACGTGGCAGTGACGATGAGCAacattttatggtatttttacACCACgttatttttttaactcaaagGCCTGAGGCCCTTCTTCCACCTCCGCTGGCAACTATACTGCACAGTACTTTTGAATGACTGAACTCCGGCTTCAGCTCCCAAGCCGCCGCCTGGCTTATGGTACTCAGTCTTTTAAGTGGCCCCAGTGATCTGAGCCTTCGTGTTTCTCTCCCGTCGCCTCCGATTCCACTGCCTGTGATGTACTTGGAATTGAGTGAGGGCCTTGGAGCGCGACTCCACTTTACTACACCACTTCCTCCAGTTCTACAGAGGCCGTAAATGTAAAGGGGCTCTCTCACACCTTTCCATCCCGTATCATTCAGCGGCCTCTTCCTTttccccctgtgtgtgtgtgtgtgtgtgtgtgtgtgtgtgtgtgtgtgtgtgtgtgtgtgtgtttgtgtttttttattttggaggcttagggaaagagagatagagagtgTTAAAAAGCAGCTGCATACTGGACATAACCCCCACAGACCAGGCCTGTAGGCTCAGCTAACCCCCGACAGACAAAAgtcacactcacaaacacactcgcaGGGAAGCCGCCTCGTAACCCCAGATTAAGATTTCATTCAGTGATCGCGCCTGTTTGGTACGTCAGGGGGCGAGAGACGCCTGTAGCGGCAGCAACAAAACACCCTCTCGGCTGAACTTCCGCTGTGTGTTGAGGTCGTCAGGTGTCGCCCGGCGAGAATTATTAAAGCACAAAACAACACCAAACACCCTCACAGTAGCTGACGGGTGAAGGCCGGACCGAGCTAAAGGAGGAGCCTGTTCATCCCACGCGATGAGCGAACGTCTGTTCTGAAATATAAAGTTTGCTCGaagcacacacactgctgctgcccGGTGAGCTGAGGGTTAACTGATGCAGGCCTTGCTCTGGCAtcggcacacacacacctaggtGAGAAATATTGCAGAGGTCTGGTGCTTCACAAAGGGACAGTTATAACGATGCATATTTTCCAGAGGACTTCGCTGGCCTAAATAAGTAAACACGGGGAGGCGGATGAGTCAGCcctgggaagaaaaaacacacacacacacacacaggtacgaacacactcacaaagttatttttttcatgaattatGACATAAGTTGCTTAATGGACAAAACAACACTGGAACTCCAGCTCCGAGTTGACTGATATGGCCAAAACAATTTTAGGGGCAAAACAGCTCGGTGGTGGATCACATGTACAAAATGTGATACACGGGAAACGTGACAGACATTCAGATTT is a window of Xiphias gladius isolate SHS-SW01 ecotype Sanya breed wild chromosome 24, ASM1685928v1, whole genome shotgun sequence DNA encoding:
- the tbxta gene encoding T-box transcription factor T-A; this translates as MTSSNPDQRLEHLLSAVESEFQKGSEKGDASERDIKLTLEDADLWNKFKELTNEMIVTKTGRRMFPVLRASVTGLDPNAMYSVLLDFVAADNNRWKYVNGEWVPGGKPEPQSPSCVYIHPDSPNFGAHWMKAPVSFSKVKLSNKLNGGGQIMLNSLHKYEPRIHIVKVGGIQKMISSQSFPETQFIAVTAYQNEEITALKIKHNPFAKAFLDAKERSDHKEVPDHSADSQQSGYSQLGGWFLPGQSPICPSSSPPQFSGTAGHSSGSYCERYSSLRSHRSAPYPSHYPHRSSSTNNYMDNTSGTLPTHDSWSALQIPNSTGMGTLSHTTNSTSNSSQYPSLWSVAGTTLTPSGSASGSIPGGLTSQFLRGSSYTGLTSSLPVSSPSSMYDPSLSEVGVGEAQFESSIARLTASWAPVAQSY